CGGGAAATCATATTAAATACAGGAAAGAATGTTTACGGACCTTATTTCCTGAACTACATTGTGCTCTTCTCAGGCGGAATCGATTCGGTGTTAATCACTAAACTGTTAACGGATGAGTTGAAGACATTTCATAATACCTTTAATCTTGTAACATATACAACTGTTGTTGAGCATGGTAATATTACGGCAAAGGATAGGGAACCTGCCAGACGTGCTGCCAAGATGCTCGGAGTGCCGCATAAGGAAGCGGTTATCCGATACGACGACCTGGAGAGATACGTAATCAGAACCGTAGATATTTTGATAAAGGAAGGGGTTAACCGGTTCGGACACCTGCGGAACGCTGAATCAAAGATTTTAGAATGGGTTAATGTGATTAAGGTAGGAGTGGGTATATGTGTACTGGCCATAGCAGAACGGATAGAGAAACCGTCACATCTTTTTTCCGGGTTGGGGAGCGAAGAGTTGTTTGCAGGATACCAAAGACATGAACTTGCAGAAGATGTTAACGAGGAATGTA
This DNA window, taken from Candidatus Micrarchaeota archaeon, encodes the following:
- a CDS encoding asparagine synthase C-terminal domain-containing protein: REIILNTGKNVYGPYFLNYIVLFSGGIDSVLITKLLTDELKTFHNTFNLVTYTTVVEHGNITAKDREPARRAAKMLGVPHKEAVIRYDDLERYVIRTVDILIKEGVNRFGHLRNAESKILEWVNVIKVGVGICVLAIAERIEKPSHLFSGLGSEELFAGYQRHELAEDVNEECRRGLSDIEDRDLARDRAIAREYGHEIHFPFLYRPLIDYSLRIPPELKIRNGYKKYILRVGCERIGLPKEIVWRKKLAAQYGSGVDRGIRQLAKDSGFRYKSEYIKHLVKERLSEV